Proteins from a genomic interval of Vanessa atalanta chromosome 28, ilVanAtal1.2, whole genome shotgun sequence:
- the LOC125074523 gene encoding uncharacterized protein LOC125074523: protein MNSSPDARVPKWICKGCKPKPCSPALVTDTASTQGELVTHTELPPSLSGIEDPLIVSSLLDQMKLLRVELAAVTHEVSSFRQELALLKGTLSEVGKRVDSVEARLTQLENKAPCTISESHLLEDFAKLKSDLNEREQSCLLNDIEITGITERNEENLHHVTGLIASKIGVTLDERDVVYVERSGPRPAYNETGERSRPRPIVVRLARRSIRDQLLRAARVRRGVDTTGLEIDKEPKRFYINERLTKTNRVLFYHAREEGRRNGWRYIWIREGRIYAQRSKDTAAQRIKTQNDISKV, encoded by the coding sequence ATGAACTCCAGCCCAGATGCAAGGGTACCAAAGTGGATTTGTAAGGGCTGTAAGCCGAAGCCGTGTTCTCCTGCTTTAGTCACCGACACAGCTTCCACGCAAGGGGAACTTGTAACACACACCGAACTTCCCCCATCTCTGTCAGGAATTGAAGATCCACTTATCGTGAGCTCACTTTTAGACCAAATGAAGCTCCTTCGGGTTGAATTGGCCGCAGTGACGCATGAGGTGTCTTCGTTTAGGCAGGAGCTCGCGTTATTAAAAGGTACGTTAAGCGAAGTAGGTAAAAGGGTCGACAGCGTAGAAGCACGATTGACTCAACTTGAGAATAAAGCACCGTGCACCATTTCAGAGAGCCATTTACTGGAAGATTTTGCCAAGTTGAAGTCGGATCTTAATGAGCGCGAACAGTCGTGTCTATTAAACGACATCGAGATTACAGGTATCACAGAACGGAATGAGGAAAATCTGCATCATGTCACAGGCCTTATTGCAAGTAAAATCGGAGTCACCTTGGACGAGCGCGACGTTGTTTACGTTGAACGCTCAGGACCGCGGCCGGCTTATAATGAAACCGGTGAACGATCTCGCCCGCGCCCTATCGTAGTGCGACTAGCGCGCCGCTCGATTCGCGATCAACTACTGCGAGCGGCGCGCGTGCGACGCGGGGTTGATACAACGGGCCTTGAAATAGACAAGGAACCCAagcggttttatataaatgagcgTCTGACAAAAACAAACCGTGTCTTGTTCTATCATGCACGAGAGGAAGGCCGTCGCAATGGGTGGCGTTATATTTGGATCCGCGAGGGGCGAATATATGCGCAGCGGAGTAAAGATACTGCGGCTCAAAggataaaaacacaaaatgatATTTCTAAGGTATAA